A genome region from Setaria italica strain Yugu1 chromosome III, Setaria_italica_v2.0, whole genome shotgun sequence includes the following:
- the LOC101778359 gene encoding protein DMP4, with product MATATAARHDDVESQHEEHDDASSHEQQAQRPLLEKRSLADDGGGMSPIQRAISQTYQSTAHLATLLPTGTVLAFQLLSPIVTDQGHCVRANRAMAGALLALCALSCFVLSFTDSFRDATGAVRYGFATLRGLWVIDGGAPLEDPRAAAAYRVRFLDWVHAVVSVMIFAAVALFDQNVVSCFYPVPSEDARQVLTVLPIAIGVVGSMLFVTFPTTRHGIGFPLSKH from the coding sequence atggcgacggcgacggcggcgcggcacgACGACGTGGAGTCGCAGCATGAGGAGCACGACGATGCCAGCAGCCACGAGCAGCAAGCGCAGCGGCCTCTGCTGGAGAAGCGCTCGTtggcggacgacggcggcggcatgagCCCGATCCAGCGGGCCATCAGCCAGACGTACCAGAGCACGGCGCACCTGGCCACACTGCTTCCCACGGGCACCGTGCTGGCGTTCCAGCTGCTGTCCCCGATCGTCACGGACCAGGGCCACTGCGTCCGCGCCAACCGTGCCATGGCGGGTGCGCTCCTGGCGCTCTGCGCGCTCTCCTGCTTCGTGCTCAGCTTCACGGACAGCTTCCGGGACGCCACCGGCGCCGTCCGGTACGGGTTCGCCACGCTCCGCGGGCTCTGGgtcatcgacggcggcgcgccgctgGAGGACCCGCGGGCCGCGGCCGCGTACAGGGTCCGGTTCCTCGACTGGGTGCACGCGGTGGTGTCCGTGATGAtcttcgccgccgtcgcgctgtTCGACCAGAACGTGGTGTCGTGCTTCTACCCGGTGCCGTCGGAGGACGCCAGGCAGGTGCTTACCGTGCTGCCCATCGCCATCGGGGTGGTCGGGAGCATGCTGTTCGTCACCTTCCCGACCACCCGCCACGGCATCGGTTTCCCGCTCTCCAAGCACTGA